DNA sequence from the Vicia villosa cultivar HV-30 ecotype Madison, WI linkage group LG3, Vvil1.0, whole genome shotgun sequence genome:
tcaatcaagagacacacactcgtgcttaaatgcttagagtgacacaactaaaacacaaactaattccaacgcaatcatcaaagataatagcgtggatcacaagagacagttacaAAACAGCcattcttcacaatacacaatcttctgtctgcattccaaattaggattgcagttctttttatatgcagtcttgggccttgggattttttagaaacacattagggttaagaaagttaacctaattcacacgccaactgtctgttacacaatatgctgtcagtaggatcttctgaacgaaatttgcagcactcaataaaaagtttcctaaacagataaaagtgataaatcaggaaacacaattaataaaaactaatagctcctgctgtcacacatggatgtcatgacatcgatcatgacattcattacaaaacctgtattagctccacacatatatgcaacccgcatatacacaatcaaccaggtatgttttaccaataatgcagccaacatgcaaaacaccttcaatctccccctttggcaaatttttggctaaaacatcatGTCACATCATACCAGAGAAACACATGCAGCGgataaccaaaacacaaaaacacaagctaatacaaacaaacagcatacatcaccagtatgcacacagtgctcaTACATAAACAGACAGTgcacaagagtagcacaagcacaagccacaagagtagcacaagcataaacagatcaacacaaagataagcaaatagaattgttgatcacatacaaccaccattcttgttgttctggggtgacacataatacttctccccctgtttggccacaaatgttgccaaagccAAAAGAAAAATAACTCCTCGCTCAACGAGTTTAAATAAGTCCAAAAATAAAACTGgccgaaagaaaaaaaataaaacagacGGAACTAAATGCAAaagaacaaatcaaacaaaacaaaataaacacactAGACTCTAGTTGCAATTACTGCTCAGAGTCAGATCCAGCTGAGGTGTCTGAAGAACTTTCTTTCTCAGAGTCATCAGCAGGACTAGCACTTTCTTCCTCCACTTCTTGATCATCTTTATCTTCCATCTCTTCTGTATCTACAAACTCCTCATTCTCATCCATTTCCAGAGTACGTATCATTTGTTCAAGAGACATTTTTCTAACTTCCAGTTCTTTGCAAGTCTCTTTTAGTATTGCTATGACTTCTGCTTTACTGACTGATGCTCCAGATTTGGAAGTTTCAGCTGATGTCATGACAGTGTCTGGAACATGCTTTCCCTGAAATAGTTTGTAATGGAATGCCAAGGGACTTTCTCTTTTGCACACTACATCATGTTCATTGAGAATGTTTGGATATTGATCCAGAATTATACCACTCAAGAGGGATGGAAAGGCAATTGGACCCTTAATACTGAAGCTTCCAGCATGCTTCATGGTTTAGTCAAAAATGTATGCTCCATAATCAAACTTTGCCTTTGTTCCTACAACATACAGAAATCTACCAAGCACGGTTGAGATAGTGGACTTGTGATTTGTTGGAACCCAATTAGCTGCTCCTATTTTGTGAAGCTGATAACacaaaaatgtatcacatatttggcttgatttacatagactatttccctattttattttaattaagtttctttatgttggtattatgctggtattttaatgtgtttcaGGAATTTAATGTTTACAAGGCTCGCTTGAGAAAAGGAGTAAAAATGAGAAGAAATGAAGTAAAAAAGATAGGAAGTATAGAAGAAAATAAGGGGGTGAAGAAAGAAGCatatgtacaaagcccaaaggCCCAATTGGCCCGCAACGAGGGCACTCTCCAACCCCTGCCGGTCGGCGCACTCCAGCCCCTGCCAGTCGACGCACTCCCCCTCCTGCCGTTCGGCACCCCCTTGTTTATAGGGTGTGACGTTTGTCACACATTCAGCAACACGCAGACGTTTCGTTTCAGTTTCATCCTATTCTTCAGCCTCCTAAATCTCCTCCATGGACTCAGTTATAAAACGTAACACAACGTGATTTtctcctatattttctcaacctAGCAAGCCAAGCAGCAATATAAATACTCAGCATTAATCAGAAAAGAGGGAGGCCGTTTATCTCCTCTTCTCTTTTTCGGCAGAGCTTCTCCTTCTTTAGTTTTTAGGCAGTTTTTCTAccatgtaaaagtggtagtttctcacattgaggaactaccacactgttatatttagtttatgttttctttcttttcagttCCGTTACCTAATTGTCAAGTGCCGGTATAATCCAATTTCAATTCCAGCTAATGCACGCGAAGTTTATTTCTGAAATTAATTCCAGCTTTCCTTTTTGCATTATTTACAGGTTTTATTTTATCgctttattattactattattatttatcgTTTTGCTTAATTTAATTTCCATGTTGCTCTTAATTTCAATCCGCCTGTTTAATTTGTTTACGCTTAATTCCATGTCCGGCTAAATTGTTTTGAGTCCGGTGTGTGAGGACCGTCGTCTCCGACGGGACTCGGTAATTGTGTtggtttaaattattattaatttatattttggcttatgtttttaatatttatttaggtaaccttgtcacgagagtgaAAGGTTACCTACCACGATttcgtcacgagagtgagaaatctattaaggttcgaaccggcactgcgagagcgtgggggtcgaaccagatagtaaaaactaggcattaatcctaaacacagcgagagcgctttaggattaattaggaCTTGATTAGTTTTCAAACCGCGTTCCTTGATTTAAGTGGGCGAGCGAGAGCAATATCCTATGGTTGAAGAGCGTGACTTTATTCAAGACCACGAGAGTGTGAGGTTTAGTATTTAAGCTAAtattttctaccaaatatgtttttaacatttttataagcCAACGAATTACAGAGTTCCCGTAGTACGCGGAATCACATTCCGGTCTCTCTTTCTTATATTCATcttaatcttagttttatttcagttttagtaGTTAGTTTCTCCTTAATCAAATcgttcattagccttagctttacaaagcaaCAATAGATTATAGTGggttgacattggtctctgtggttcgacaatcttttatattactttgaTATATCCGTGCACTTGTGGATGCATccagtttttggcgccgttgccggggactattcaagtcgatatcatAACTCTTTTAGTTACGCAGTAGAGACTAAGGCAATTTTTTCATTAATTacaatgtatcacccaaactttttctacaactcccaacAACAGTATTTTGAGGGATACCAAGAATctcataaatccgacctcgaaatactgttggaaaatttcaatgcgtcacaaactcattctcacccgaattacctctccaactatcaatcccaacattttgaggagtcgcaagaattTTATAATCCTAATCAAatctatcctcaaccgaatttcctctacgatcaccacaaccaatattttgaggaaccacaagaatcctataattctaacctcgaagcattaatagaggatttcaatgcaacgcaaaattatcatcaaccaaatttcctctacgatcaccacacccaacattttgaggagtcgcaagattatcataaacCCAACCTCGAAATcctaatggaggaattcattgaagcacaaagtctctctaggctagaatctatgatgatgAAGCACCTTGAGGAAACATAAAATGCAACGCTAACTCCCTTTGAataacctcaagaatcccataattttaacttcgaaacatcaatggaggatcccgacgagacactaactcactctagattagaagccatgatggagcattttgtagagacacaaaccatccgaaaccaagagtttatcaaacaaagtcttcaaaacaatgaaacccttaggcaactgaccactatggttgagtccctcgcgactcacaacatggcattagagactcaagtctcccaacttgaacaaaagccactaggagacttacttgaggagtatattgacacaaccattagtgaaaaacaaattgaaattcctgaggagagtgataatgagattgaggaagGTGATTATGAgactgaggagagtgataatgtggttgaagagatttctagtgagaaaagaatggagattgagaaaaattcaCCAACATCAACTGAAAGAGAAGTTGTAGAACAGGTAAAGAAGGAagcacctattgttattcctcttccctataccccactGATTCCTTTCCAgcaaagttttatggaagctaaggtagaatCCCAATCCAAAACGTATGTAGAGGTATTGGAAAATATTCACACGAATGCACCCttgtttgaagtcttgcataaaaagataaATATAGAGGAACATGAAACTAAGGAGATCATTAGTGTTAATAGGTTAAGGTTAACATTTGAGGTGGTGAGTGAGATCACTAAGCCCAAACTTGAAAAGCTAatacttaggatagatccagaaccACCACCACAAATTTAGAAGAaagaaccaccccacagaaggaAGAAAAggaaaggtgagggatatgtgagatggcttgataagtggccatggaaaacgaggtttgctaaaagttcaaccgaggagtcattctcgagagaaccaccttgagtgcttgcactcttaagctgtcgagctatcgacgttaaacaaagcgttgcgtgggaggcaacccacgagcttttaatttaatgttttccttttattgtttggATTTGCAGTAAATAAAATTATGGATCGCTTGTCACATCTCAACCATATCtgggcgaaaaatctatagacaatcatctcaaagatgaacgggtctccacgcacattcctacgagtgttgcttcTGGTGGTGACACGcttgatgagcatgataggagaaggtatttcctccAGACGCGGAGCAGATTTGGTCGTGATAGCCCGCCAGTAGCATCCATTCAGGTTCTGTCTTTCCTTTTTccaccttttatcaaaacattgaggacaatgtttggtttaagtgtggggggaAGCTTGACCGCtttcatttattgctttatttattgTCTTCTAGTTATGTTTTCAAGTCTTTATACGTGAATTTTAGTTGCTATTGAATTTCcccgaaattttaaaattttaaccaccaacaaatattttcttttttgacgcatggcatacacactctaaaagtatagaggttgtcaaACTACAggctttgttagaaagacttggagatgtttcaacaacattgataccgtcctgacaccctaaaccccctaatTATGTAATATCAATTTGAGTACCCATTAtgccgagaccttaggctcaagttttcaaagtagctcttaagtagtttatattagcagtcggcaccatcttaagcacaaactatgtagggagtcgatgaatataaatgaatgatcctgtttttaataaataaatgatttaatcgaaaaataaccttctaagttaggtaaccctcacccggttatttagCCCAAGGGTTGTTAATcatataaggatttaataataagCACTCACTGTTGGTTGGcccagaggtcactggtactggacttggtagggcaggttacggtccgatcccccgcatcTGTAGTTGGCAAAAATAGGGCTTTACCActtaaaaaccagaaccccgtgctaaaaaaaggatcatagtcgctaaccgatttcccctactatgtgcgtgtacggataacgggcttaatgtgattgcgcttgaatgaaaagagtgaaaggaaaacgagagatataggttaagttataatggcatgattcaaattggtttgtataaggagggagtttttgaacattgtgtcattacggtatccttggtgttgacaCTCATACATATCAATCTAACATTAGCCTAGCAGCCGAATATGACTAAGAGTCGTGTCGTGCCTTTGTTTCAAAAACcatgcttaatcattttcttttaccgtgttggttgattgcttgaggacaagcaatggtttaagtgtgggggtgtTGATAACACGAAagtgtatcacatatttggcttgatttacatagactatttccctattttattttaattaagtttctttatgttggtattatgctagTATTTTAATGTGTTTCAGGAATTTAATGTTTACAAGGCTTGCTTGAGAAAAGGAGTAAAAATGAgaagaaatgaaataaaaaagatAGGAAGTATAGAAGAAAATAAGGGGGTGAAGAAAGAAGCATGTGTACAAAGCCCAAAGACCCAATTGGCCCGCGACGAGGGCACTCTCCAGCCCCTGCCGGTCGGCGCACTCCCCCTCCTGCCGTTCGGCACCCCCTTGTTTATAGGGTGTGACGTTTGTCACACATTCAGCAACACGCAGACGTTTCGTTTCAGTTTCATAAAACGTAACACAACGTGATTTtctcctatattttctcaacctAGCAAGCCAAGCAGCAATATAAATACTCAGCATTAATCAGAAAAGAGGGAGGCCGTTTATCTCCTCTTCTCTTTTTCGGTAGAGCTTCTCCTTCTTTAGTTTTTAGGCCGTTTTTCTAccatgtaaaagtggtagtttctcacattgaggaactaccacactgttagatttagtttatgttttctttcttttcaattcCGTTACCTAATTGTCAAGTGCCGGTATAATCCAATTTCAATTCCAGCTAATGCACGCGAAGTTTATTTCAGAAATTAATTCCAGCTTTCCCTTTTGCATTATTTACAGGTTTTATTTTATCgctttattattactattattatttatcgttttgtttaatttaatttccatGTTGCTCTTAATTTCAATCCGCCTGTTTAATTTGTTTACGCTTAATTCCATGTCCGGCTAAATTGTTTTGAGTCCGGTGTGTGAGGACCGTCTTCTCCGACGGGACTCGGTAATTGTGTtggtttaaattattattaatttatattttggcttatgtttttaatattaatttaggtaACCTTTTCACGAGAGTGAAAGGTTACCTACCACGATttcgtcacgagagtgagaaatctattaaggttcgaaccggcactgcgagagcgtgggggtcgaaccagatagtaaaaactaggcattaatcctaaacacagcgagagcgctttaggattaattaggaCTTGATTAGTTTTCAAACCGCGTTCCTTGATTTAAGTGGACGAGCGATAGCAATATCCTACGGTTGAAGAGCGTGACTTTATTCAAGACCACGAGAGTGTGAGGTTTAGTCTTTAAGCTAAtattttctaccaaatatgtttttaacatttttataagcCAACGAATTACAGAGTTCCCGTAGTACGCGGAATCACATTCCGGTCTCTCTTTCTTATATTCATcttaatcttagttttatttcagttttagtaGTTAGTTTCTCCTTAATAAAATCGTTCATTAGCCTTAACTTTACAAAGCAACAATagattacagtaggttgacattggtctctgtggttcgaaaatcttttatattacttcgatatatcCGTGCACTTGCGGACGCATCAGAAACATTGCATACTTGATGCTCAGCTTACTTGCAGTTAGCTTCTCTTTCATGGGCCAGCTTTTTACCTGCTTGGTTGTGATCACTTGACAGACTTGGTTGTCTGTTACTTCCAGCTCGGTTTGAGCTTCATTTGTTCTTCCCAAGAATTTATTAATCACAGAAGGAGAGAATGATACACACTTATCTCTTACAAACACCTTTCTGTAGTCTGCACTTCTGCTATTGCCACAATCTTCAGATAGGTTTATCACAAATTCTTTGACCATCTTCTCATAACATTTGGGAAGATTGTACACAGTTTTTAGCATTCCAGCTTCTTGAATCAGCTCTAAGACCTCCTTGTTTTCAAGAGCATTTGGAGCCAATTCCCTTTCAACAGCCAATCTCTTTTGGAGAACATATTTCCATCTGCTGACACTAGAGGCATAGTGGAAAGACACATTATCAATGGGAACTTCAGGGATGTTAGCAGCAAGCTTACTGGTTGTAGGCTTCTTCCTTGATGGAATGTTAGGGACATTTGCTTCAACATCAGATTCAGGTTCAACAATTTCCCCCTCTTTTCTTTGGAATGACCCTACTCCAAGATTTTGAAGGACCAACCCCTTTACTCTTGGTAACAGCTTTGCTCTTGACAGGACCTACAGAAGTACTCTTCTTCCTGATAGTGTCTTTGGCAGGGTTGTTCACTTGAGTGCTTGCTTTTGGTGATCCTTGAACAACAGCTTTGCCTTTTCTTCTTGTCATTAGCCTGTTGGCTACACTCAGATTCAAGGAAGTAAGTAATTCGTCTTCAGAGTACTCATCTAAGTCTACCACATTAGTATCAGTTTCAGTATTGGCCTTAGGGTGCTCATTATTGTCAATGTCATTGACATTCTTGGTGATATTGGTATTCTTAGTAACCCCTTGTTCATCCTTGTTGATTTCTAGGTCACTATCCACGGTGTGAACAACCTCAGCCTTACTGGTGTTATTGAGGGGATCAGCCATTATGGTTTGAAGAGGAATAGATATTCCAGACACTTGATGATTCTCCTTCAGAATACGATTAACAATCCTGGTAATTGCGCTATCGACATACTTGGatccttctttagtaagttcctcCATGGTAGCAGATGCTGAGGATTTGGTACACTTGTTCTGAATACCCTCCTTGGGTCGTTTTGCATGAGTCATTTTAGG
Encoded proteins:
- the LOC131658458 gene encoding uncharacterized protein LOC131658458; amino-acid sequence: MSQQSNGESPVSDSAAPEESSNPNRVLKIVPLRTISSDEVKATKPKMTHAKRPKEGIQNKCTKSSASATMEELTKEGSKYVDSAITRIVNRILKENHQVSGISIPLQTIMADPLNNTSKAEVVHTVDSDLEINKDEQGVTKNTNITKNVNDIDNNEHPKANTETDTNVVDLDEYSEDELLTSLNLSVANRLMTRRKGKAVVQGSPKASTQVNNPAKDTIRKKSTSVGPVKSKAVTKTNVPNIPSRKKPTTSKLAANIPEVPIDNVSFHYASSVSRWKYVLQKRLAVERELAPNALENKEVLELIQEAGMLKTVYNLPKCYEKMVKEFVINLSEDCGNSRSADYRKVFVRDKCVSFSPSVINKFLGRTNEAQTELEVTDNQVCQVITTKQLHKIGAANWVPTNHKSTISTVLGRFLYVVGTKAKFDYGAYIFD